Proteins co-encoded in one Deinococcota bacterium genomic window:
- a CDS encoding superoxide dismutase family protein, producing MTKVLALIFSLIIACSTAIAQQEAQARAELQDADGNTVGHATFSSTEDGAVRIQVELEGLEAAAGGEHGVHLHETGECEPPDFESAGGHFNPTDAEHGLLNPGGPHAGDLPNIHVDEDGNASYEVTTLLISLDEGERSILDGDGAALVIHVDADDHITDPSGESGDRIACGVVIREGEAQADTQQGATQAQEEDTEGEEEAEPADQAQLAQQGEQVYAQSCAACHGRSGTGGRDYPRLAGNRDLADTQHVAHQIIHGGGGMPPFGHLSDEQIAAVATYIRTSWNNDFGPVSIEEVQAER from the coding sequence AGCACAGCTATAGCTCAGCAGGAGGCGCAGGCGAGAGCCGAACTGCAAGACGCCGACGGCAACACAGTTGGCCACGCCACCTTCTCGAGCACCGAAGACGGTGCGGTCAGAATCCAGGTCGAGCTCGAGGGCCTAGAGGCCGCAGCCGGCGGTGAGCACGGCGTCCACCTTCACGAGACGGGCGAGTGCGAACCACCCGACTTCGAGTCTGCCGGCGGCCACTTCAATCCGACGGACGCCGAGCACGGCCTCTTGAATCCCGGTGGGCCGCACGCCGGTGACCTGCCCAACATCCACGTCGACGAGGACGGAAACGCCTCCTACGAGGTGACCACGCTGCTCATCAGCCTGGATGAGGGGGAGAGGTCGATCCTGGATGGGGACGGTGCCGCCCTGGTCATCCATGTAGACGCCGACGACCACATCACCGATCCTTCGGGCGAGAGCGGCGACCGCATCGCCTGCGGCGTGGTCATTCGCGAAGGCGAGGCACAGGCGGACACGCAACAGGGGGCGACCCAGGCGCAAGAAGAAGACACTGAAGGGGAAGAAGAGGCTGAGCCAGCGGACCAGGCGCAGCTGGCTCAGCAGGGAGAGCAAGTCTACGCGCAGAGCTGCGCGGCCTGTCACGGCAGAAGCGGCACAGGTGGACGCGACTATCCCCGGCTGGCGGGCAACCGCGACCTTGCGGACACGCAGCATGTCGCCCACCAGATCATCCATGGGGGCGGCGGGATGCCTCCCTTCGGCCACCTTTCAGACGAGCAGATCGCGGCGGTAGCCACGTATATCCGCACGAGCTGGAATAACGACTTCGGTCCGGTGAGTATAGAAGAGGTCCAGGCCGAACGTTAA
- a CDS encoding SAF domain-containing protein, which yields MVAGGLRRRLQARAQAGRSLRIGVIGAGKFATMFLSQALRLPGLHVLGVADLSLERAREALRLAGWPRERTAAGGFAEALEWGSTCLTESGEELIAAEGLELVIEATGVPAAGIRHALMAFDRGLHVVMVNVEADALAGPLLAERAAAAGVVYSLAYGDQPALICELVDWARACGFDPVSAGKGSKYLPEYHRSTPETVWDYYGFSQETVARGDFNPRMFNSFLDGTKSAIEMAAVANATGLTPQPDGLRFPPAGADKLARVCRPEAEGGRLAHKGTVEVVSSLERDGRVVANDLRWGVFVTFEAASDYVARCFAEYGLVTDETGRYTAMYRPYHLIGLELAVSVLRAGLLGEATGSPTAFRGDVVATAKRDLRVGETLDGEGGYCVYGRLLPAAASLRAGALPIGLAHGIELTQDVKAGETLRWSDVALGLDDPTVRFRKEMEARFARFKV from the coding sequence ATGGTGGCAGGAGGGTTGCGGCGGCGCTTGCAGGCTCGAGCACAGGCCGGCAGGTCGCTCAGGATAGGCGTGATCGGCGCGGGCAAGTTCGCCACCATGTTTCTCAGCCAGGCTTTGCGGCTGCCGGGGCTTCACGTGCTCGGCGTCGCCGACTTGTCGCTCGAGCGGGCGCGAGAGGCGCTGCGGCTGGCGGGCTGGCCGCGGGAGAGGACGGCGGCGGGGGGTTTCGCCGAGGCGCTCGAGTGGGGCAGCACCTGTCTGACGGAGAGTGGGGAAGAGCTTATCGCCGCCGAGGGCCTCGAGCTCGTCATCGAGGCGACCGGGGTGCCCGCCGCGGGCATTCGTCACGCGCTCATGGCCTTCGACAGGGGCCTGCACGTGGTCATGGTCAACGTCGAGGCCGACGCGCTGGCGGGGCCGCTCTTGGCCGAGCGCGCCGCGGCCGCGGGCGTCGTCTACAGCCTCGCCTACGGCGACCAGCCGGCCCTCATCTGCGAGCTGGTGGACTGGGCGCGGGCCTGCGGCTTCGACCCCGTCAGCGCGGGCAAGGGCAGCAAATACCTGCCCGAGTACCACCGTTCCACGCCCGAGACGGTCTGGGACTACTACGGCTTCAGCCAGGAGACGGTGGCACGGGGCGACTTCAACCCGCGGATGTTCAACTCCTTTTTGGACGGTACCAAGTCGGCCATCGAGATGGCGGCGGTCGCCAACGCCACCGGACTCACCCCTCAGCCGGACGGGCTGCGCTTCCCGCCCGCGGGCGCGGACAAGCTGGCCCGGGTCTGTCGCCCCGAGGCCGAGGGCGGCAGGCTCGCCCACAAGGGCACGGTCGAGGTGGTCTCGAGCTTGGAGCGCGACGGCCGAGTGGTCGCCAACGACCTGCGCTGGGGCGTCTTCGTCACCTTCGAGGCGGCCAGCGACTACGTGGCGCGCTGCTTCGCCGAGTACGGCCTGGTGACCGACGAGACGGGGCGCTACACCGCCATGTACCGGCCCTACCACCTGATTGGCTTAGAACTCGCTGTGAGCGTCTTGCGCGCGGGCCTGCTGGGCGAGGCCACGGGCAGCCCCACGGCTTTCAGGGGCGACGTGGTGGCGACGGCCAAGCGCGACTTGAGGGTCGGCGAAACTCTGGACGGCGAGGGCGGCTACTGTGTCTACGGCAGGCTGTTGCCCGCCGCCGCCTCCTTGCGGGCCGGGGCGCTGCCTATCGGCTTGGCCCACGGCATCGAGCTGACGCAGGACGTGAAGGCCGGCGAGACCCTGCGCTGGTCGGATGTCGCCTTGGGCCTTGATGACCCCACCGTTCGCTTTCGCAAGGAGATGGAGGCGCGTTTCGCCCGGTTCAAGGTGTAG